In a genomic window of Saccharothrix sp. HUAS TT1:
- a CDS encoding TldD/PmbA family protein: MPGSSRAATADQLAEAALDGARRLGARHASFRFDRVRTGQLALFDGSVRSAHDSAITGLSVEVWCDGAWGFAASGDPTTRSARDTAGRAVDVARSCSALGPADEPVPEPVHDGDWSSGCRIDPFSVPEAERAGLLARWSARLLAAPGVAHVRAKLVAVREDKFYADLAGTRTRQRRVRVHPQVLVAGGATTLRTVGPPTGRGWEYLLGEGWDWDAELAAVPGLLRAKQDARPVRPGRYDLVVDPSQLWHTVHETVGHATELDRVLGHEAAYAGTSFVRPDDVGELRYGTPLMTVAADRTTPHGLATVGYDDQGVAAQSWDLVRDGVLVGLQHDRRTAHAVGATRSVGCAFAESALRPAFSRMPNVSLAPVPGGPTTEELISAVDDGIYLVGSDSWSIDARRCDFQFTAQQAHRVRRGELAGQLSGVAYRSDTLAFWGSLAAVGGEGTYRVFGADLCGKGQPVQVAAVSHGCPTAVFQGVRVRNAAGS, from the coding sequence GTGCCCGGCTCATCCCGCGCGGCGACCGCCGACCAGCTCGCCGAGGCGGCGCTGGACGGCGCCCGCCGGCTCGGCGCCCGGCACGCGTCGTTCCGGTTCGACCGCGTGCGGACCGGGCAGCTGGCGCTGTTCGACGGTTCCGTCCGGTCCGCGCACGACTCCGCGATCACCGGCCTGTCGGTGGAGGTGTGGTGCGACGGCGCCTGGGGCTTCGCCGCTTCGGGCGACCCGACGACGCGGTCGGCGCGGGACACCGCCGGCCGGGCGGTCGACGTGGCGAGGTCCTGCTCGGCCCTCGGCCCGGCCGACGAGCCCGTCCCCGAGCCCGTGCACGACGGCGACTGGTCGTCGGGGTGCCGGATCGACCCGTTCTCGGTGCCCGAGGCCGAGCGGGCCGGCCTGCTGGCGAGGTGGAGCGCGCGGCTGCTCGCCGCGCCGGGGGTCGCGCACGTGCGCGCCAAGCTCGTCGCCGTGCGGGAGGACAAGTTCTACGCCGACCTGGCGGGCACGCGCACCAGGCAGCGACGCGTGCGCGTGCACCCGCAGGTGCTGGTGGCCGGCGGCGCGACGACGCTGCGCACGGTCGGGCCGCCCACCGGGCGCGGGTGGGAGTACCTGCTCGGCGAGGGCTGGGACTGGGACGCCGAGCTGGCCGCCGTGCCGGGTCTGCTGCGCGCCAAGCAGGACGCGCGACCGGTGCGGCCCGGCAGGTACGACCTGGTGGTCGACCCGTCGCAGCTGTGGCACACCGTGCACGAGACGGTCGGGCACGCCACCGAGCTGGACCGCGTGCTCGGGCACGAGGCCGCCTACGCGGGCACCAGCTTCGTGCGCCCGGACGACGTGGGCGAGCTGCGCTACGGGACGCCGCTGATGACGGTCGCCGCCGACCGGACCACGCCGCACGGCCTGGCCACCGTCGGCTACGACGACCAGGGCGTGGCCGCGCAGTCGTGGGACCTCGTCCGCGACGGCGTGCTGGTCGGCTTGCAGCACGACCGCCGCACGGCGCACGCCGTCGGCGCGACGCGCTCGGTGGGCTGCGCGTTCGCCGAGTCGGCGCTGCGGCCCGCGTTCTCGCGGATGCCCAACGTCTCGCTCGCGCCCGTTCCCGGCGGGCCCACCACCGAGGAGCTGATCTCGGCCGTCGACGACGGCATCTACCTCGTGGGGTCCGACAGCTGGTCGATCGACGCGCGGCGGTGCGACTTCCAGTTCACCGCCCAGCAGGCGCACCGCGTGCGGCGCGGCGAGCTGGCCGGTCAGCTGAGCGGTGTCGCCTACCGGTCGGACACCCTGGCGTTCTGGGGCTCGCTGGCCGCGGTCGGCGGCGAGGGGACCTACCGGGTGTTCGGCGCCGACCTCTGCGGGAAGGGCCAGCCGGTGCAGGTGGCCGCGGTGAGCCACGGCTGCCCGACGGCGGTCTTCCAGGGCGTGCGCGTGCGGAACGCGGCGGGCTCGTGA
- a CDS encoding SRPBCC family protein: MGSDRIEREVTIAAPVERVWTALTAPEHVGRWFGSGAPAEVELRPGGIMHLDHGEHGRFPTTIQVVDPPHRFAYRWASAYPGEVATEDNATLVEFTVVPHGDGTVVHLVESGFDALDIPEDKRAGASHESHAAGWADALEGLRQHVERLREPEHANHPA, encoded by the coding sequence ATGGGTTCGGACCGGATCGAGCGCGAGGTCACCATCGCCGCACCGGTGGAGCGGGTGTGGACGGCGCTGACGGCGCCGGAGCACGTCGGCCGGTGGTTCGGCTCCGGCGCGCCGGCGGAGGTCGAGCTGCGCCCCGGCGGGATCATGCACCTCGACCACGGGGAGCACGGCCGGTTCCCGACGACGATCCAGGTGGTCGACCCGCCGCACCGCTTCGCCTACCGCTGGGCCAGCGCCTACCCGGGCGAGGTGGCCACCGAGGACAACGCCACGCTCGTGGAGTTCACCGTGGTGCCGCACGGCGACGGGACCGTGGTCCACCTGGTGGAGAGCGGCTTCGACGCCCTCGACATCCCGGAGGACAAGCGGGCGGGCGCCTCGCACGAGAGCCACGCGGCCGGTTGGGCCGACGCGCTGGAAGGGCTGCGGCAGCACGTGGAGCGGCTGCGGGAGCCCGAGCACGCGAACCACCCCGCCTGA
- a CDS encoding cyclopropane-fatty-acyl-phospholipid synthase family protein produces MTTDYVPSSAEVVAFYDNALPLITHLAGDNVHYGYWHSREDTSTLHQAMDNLTDVMIERLGVTAGQRVLDVGCGLGAPALRLARTTGAEVVGISTSAAMVREANDRARAAGLGGQVRFEVADAADLPFEDASFDAAWAIESLVHMADRPRVFGQVGRVLRSGGRLTLTDFYERTPFTGERLEMIEQYRKAALNTPFHRLEEYPPMLRDAGLHLVEYLDISERTDRHYPMLLERLRAHRDDLTAAYGAETIAALDSVFSNCARTGEPHYMLMTAHRS; encoded by the coding sequence ATGACCACCGACTACGTCCCCAGCAGCGCCGAGGTCGTCGCGTTCTACGACAACGCCCTGCCGCTGATCACCCACCTGGCCGGCGACAACGTCCACTACGGGTACTGGCACTCCCGCGAGGACACCAGCACCCTGCACCAGGCCATGGACAACCTGACCGACGTGATGATCGAGCGGCTGGGCGTCACCGCCGGGCAGCGGGTGCTCGACGTCGGGTGCGGGCTCGGCGCGCCCGCCCTGCGGCTGGCCCGGACGACCGGCGCGGAGGTCGTGGGCATCTCCACGAGCGCGGCGATGGTCCGGGAGGCCAACGACCGCGCACGGGCCGCGGGCCTCGGCGGGCAGGTGCGGTTCGAGGTCGCCGACGCCGCGGACCTGCCCTTCGAGGACGCGTCGTTCGACGCCGCCTGGGCCATCGAGTCCCTGGTGCACATGGCGGACCGGCCGCGGGTGTTCGGGCAGGTGGGTCGGGTGCTGCGGTCCGGTGGGCGGTTGACCCTGACTGACTTCTACGAGCGGACCCCGTTCACCGGCGAGCGGCTGGAGATGATCGAGCAGTACCGCAAGGCCGCCCTGAACACCCCGTTCCACCGGCTGGAGGAGTACCCCCCGATGCTCCGGGACGCCGGTCTGCACCTGGTCGAGTACCTCGACATCAGCGAGCGGACGGACCGGCACTACCCCATGCTCCTGGAACGGCTGCGCGCCCACCGCGACGACCTGACCGCCGCCTACGGCGCCGAGACGATCGCCGCCCTGGACTCGGTGTTCAGCAACTGCGCCCGCACCGGCGAACCGCACTACATGCTGATGACCGCCCACCGGAGCTGA
- a CDS encoding homocysteine S-methyltransferase family protein, whose amino-acid sequence MTPTVLLDGGLATELQRAGLPVRPPWWTTRALLTDANRTVLRDVHERYLRSGARVITAATFRCNERALRANGLDAAGLGWMVHAAVGVAQAARHSAEVPDALVGASVAPVEDCYRPDLVPPDDELRREHLWLATELVRARVDLVLIETMNTLREARIALEAARSVGARAWVSFVCAGGARLLSGEDLGEAARVVEGEGAEAVLVNCTPFAETERCLAALRAHCAGAIGAYPNLERRAGVRGDDPGPLPTAVEPEEFAATADRWRTDYRVDVLGGCCGSTPAHVDALRAALASPLDGREVLHPQGGHGGPELPVAPLPG is encoded by the coding sequence ATGACCCCCACGGTGTTGCTGGACGGCGGGCTGGCGACGGAGCTGCAGCGCGCCGGGCTGCCGGTGCGGCCCCCGTGGTGGACGACCAGAGCGTTGCTGACCGACGCCAACCGGACGGTGCTGCGCGACGTGCACGAGCGGTACCTGCGGTCGGGCGCGCGGGTGATCACCGCCGCGACGTTCCGCTGCAACGAGCGGGCGTTGCGCGCCAACGGGTTGGACGCGGCGGGCCTGGGCTGGATGGTGCACGCCGCGGTCGGCGTCGCGCAGGCCGCGCGCCACTCGGCGGAGGTCCCGGACGCCCTGGTCGGCGCGTCGGTGGCGCCGGTCGAGGACTGCTACCGGCCCGACCTGGTTCCGCCGGACGACGAGCTGCGCCGGGAACACCTGTGGCTGGCCACCGAGCTGGTGCGGGCCAGGGTGGACCTGGTGCTCATCGAGACGATGAACACCCTGCGCGAGGCCCGGATCGCCCTCGAAGCGGCCCGGTCGGTGGGCGCCCGCGCCTGGGTGAGCTTCGTGTGCGCGGGCGGCGCCAGGCTGCTCTCCGGCGAGGACCTGGGTGAGGCGGCGCGCGTGGTCGAGGGGGAGGGCGCGGAGGCCGTGCTGGTCAACTGCACGCCGTTCGCGGAGACCGAGCGCTGCCTGGCGGCGCTGCGGGCGCACTGCGCCGGCGCGATCGGCGCCTACCCGAACCTGGAACGGCGGGCCGGCGTGCGCGGGGACGACCCCGGCCCGCTGCCGACCGCCGTGGAACCCGAGGAGTTCGCGGCCACCGCGGACCGGTGGCGGACCGACTACCGGGTGGACGTGCTCGGGGGTTGCTGCGGCAGCACCCCGGCCCACGTCGACGCCCTGCGCGCGGCCCTCGCGTCACCCCTCGACGGGCGCGAAGTCCTCCACCCGCAAGGCGGGCACGGCGGTCCGGAACTCCCGGTCGCCCCACTCCCGGGCTAG
- a CDS encoding EF-hand domain-containing protein, which yields MTTDLKQRKYDKVFELIDADHDGRIDQGDIKAIADKWCEALGAKAGSAEAARLAKLASDMWTGLQQHTDLNVDATISRDEWSTAARDPGFVDDVAVPFSLAAFDAADRDDDGQISFEEMAAAQTRGGMAESESRAAFDRMDRDHDGLVSRDEFATAVREFYLSDDPSASGNELAGNL from the coding sequence ATGACCACCGACCTCAAGCAGCGCAAGTACGACAAGGTGTTCGAGCTGATCGACGCCGACCACGACGGCCGGATCGACCAGGGCGACATCAAGGCGATCGCGGACAAGTGGTGCGAGGCGCTGGGCGCCAAGGCCGGTTCGGCCGAAGCGGCCAGGCTCGCCAAGCTGGCCTCGGACATGTGGACCGGGCTCCAGCAGCACACCGACCTGAACGTCGACGCGACGATCAGCCGGGACGAGTGGTCCACCGCGGCCCGGGACCCCGGTTTCGTGGACGACGTCGCCGTGCCGTTCTCCCTGGCCGCCTTCGACGCCGCCGACCGGGACGACGACGGGCAGATCAGCTTCGAGGAGATGGCGGCGGCCCAGACGCGGGGCGGCATGGCCGAGAGCGAGTCCCGCGCGGCGTTCGACAGGATGGACCGCGACCACGACGGCCTGGTGAGCCGGGACGAGTTCGCCACCGCCGTGCGGGAGTTCTACCTGAGCGACGACCCGAGCGCGTCGGGCAACGAGCTGGCGGGCAACCTGTGA
- a CDS encoding cyclopropane-fatty-acyl-phospholipid synthase family protein, which produces MSSPTSQQVDEVGGIYDEMSDLVGVFHGNIHLGYWTGDDDRTPLRDALERLTDLVADTLALSPGQHLVDVGCGVGEPAIRIAKRFGVRITGITNSAWHAAETTRRAVAAGVADLVTARRADAGALPFPDSAFDALLALDSLPNAVDRAQWLGEMSRVLRPGGRFAVTDYPVERALTPADREAIATHAILDPLTAAALCDLVTGAGLVVERRWDWGARACRTYDEVAALFRTRQSALADAYGAERVRAFERSLAPVFDVCRNKLGYVLVTGRRPG; this is translated from the coding sequence GTGTCCAGCCCAACCAGCCAGCAGGTCGACGAGGTCGGCGGGATCTACGACGAGATGAGCGACCTGGTCGGGGTCTTCCACGGCAACATCCACCTCGGCTACTGGACCGGCGACGACGACCGGACGCCGCTGCGCGACGCGCTGGAGCGGTTGACCGACCTGGTCGCCGACACGCTGGCGCTCTCACCCGGGCAGCACCTGGTGGACGTCGGCTGCGGCGTCGGCGAGCCCGCGATCCGGATCGCGAAGCGGTTCGGCGTGCGGATCACCGGGATCACCAACAGCGCCTGGCACGCGGCGGAGACCACGCGCCGCGCCGTCGCCGCCGGCGTCGCCGACCTGGTGACCGCGCGGCGGGCCGACGCCGGGGCGCTGCCGTTCCCGGACTCCGCCTTCGACGCCCTGCTGGCCCTGGACTCCCTGCCCAACGCGGTGGACCGGGCGCAGTGGCTGGGGGAGATGAGCCGGGTGCTCCGCCCCGGCGGCCGGTTCGCGGTCACCGACTACCCCGTCGAGCGGGCGTTGACCCCGGCGGACCGGGAGGCGATCGCGACGCACGCGATCCTCGACCCGCTCACCGCCGCCGCGCTGTGCGACCTCGTCACCGGAGCCGGCCTCGTGGTCGAGCGGCGGTGGGACTGGGGCGCGCGGGCCTGCCGCACCTACGACGAGGTGGCCGCGCTGTTCCGGACCCGACAGTCGGCCCTGGCCGACGCCTACGGCGCCGAGCGCGTGCGGGCGTTCGAGCGCAGCCTGGCCCCGGTGTTCGACGTGTGCCGGAACAAGCTCGGCTACGTGCTGGTGACCGGGCGCCGGCCCGGCTGA
- a CDS encoding methyltransferase domain-containing protein gives MTDTSAPEAAVARMYERTTALVERIWGPNLHFGYWTGPFDDSDKDRAQERLTDLMIERVPLAPGRRLLDVGCGVGHPALRFARETGAGVVGVTIAPGQVASATDAARREGLQDRVAFELADAAALPFPDDSFDGAWALESMPHMPDRAAVLREVARVLRPGSRLAITDVARCGPLSERQQRDLREQMLITAPPRAELMALLGAAGFDVLETVDITTSTLRTTELTRQALVGSADELSRLYGAATVEHMARILDVYDEAVRTGVEYLLITASVGEA, from the coding sequence ATGACCGACACCAGCGCGCCGGAGGCCGCGGTAGCGCGGATGTACGAGCGGACCACCGCACTGGTCGAGCGGATCTGGGGTCCCAACCTCCACTTCGGCTACTGGACCGGTCCGTTCGACGACAGCGACAAGGACCGGGCCCAGGAGCGGCTGACCGACCTGATGATCGAGCGGGTGCCGCTCGCACCGGGCCGCCGCCTGCTGGACGTGGGGTGCGGCGTGGGCCACCCGGCCCTGCGGTTCGCGCGGGAGACCGGGGCCGGCGTCGTCGGGGTGACGATCGCGCCGGGCCAGGTCGCCTCGGCCACCGACGCCGCCCGCCGGGAGGGCCTGCAGGACCGGGTCGCCTTCGAGCTGGCCGACGCCGCCGCGCTGCCGTTCCCCGACGACAGCTTCGACGGCGCGTGGGCGCTGGAGAGCATGCCGCACATGCCGGACCGCGCCGCCGTGCTGCGCGAGGTCGCCCGGGTGCTCCGGCCGGGGTCCCGGCTCGCGATCACCGACGTGGCCCGGTGCGGACCGCTCAGCGAGCGGCAGCAGCGGGACCTGCGCGAGCAGATGCTGATCACCGCCCCGCCCCGGGCGGAGCTGATGGCGCTGCTCGGCGCGGCCGGGTTCGACGTCCTGGAAACCGTCGACATCACCACGAGCACCCTGCGCACCACGGAGCTGACCAGGCAGGCCCTGGTGGGGAGCGCGGACGAGCTGTCCCGGCTGTACGGCGCGGCCACGGTCGAGCACATGGCGCGCATCCTCGACGTCTACGACGAGGCGGTGCGGACGGGGGTGGAGTACCTGCTGATCACCGCGTCGGTCGGGGAGGCGTGA
- a CDS encoding PPOX class F420-dependent oxidoreductase, which produces MSATMHEMSEPEWRAFVGHGTRTGKLATVRADGRPHVAPVSFVVHGPEVLFFTGPDTVKGRALRSRPRFALCVDDERPPFAFVLLEGEARVEDEREQVRTWARRIATRYLGADQAEAIADRSEELGELLVRGRITKVVARTGSAAEATSEATADTADTAEATAHTADTAAHPVGTP; this is translated from the coding sequence GTGAGCGCGACCATGCACGAGATGTCCGAGCCCGAGTGGCGGGCCTTCGTCGGCCACGGGACGCGCACCGGCAAGCTGGCCACCGTCCGCGCCGACGGCCGGCCGCACGTCGCGCCGGTCTCGTTCGTGGTGCACGGCCCGGAGGTGCTGTTCTTCACGGGCCCGGACACGGTCAAGGGCCGGGCGCTGCGCAGCCGGCCGCGCTTCGCCCTGTGCGTGGACGACGAGCGGCCGCCCTTCGCGTTCGTCCTCCTCGAAGGCGAGGCGCGGGTGGAGGACGAGCGCGAGCAGGTGCGGACCTGGGCCAGGCGCATCGCGACGCGGTACCTGGGCGCGGACCAGGCCGAGGCGATCGCCGACCGGAGCGAAGAACTCGGCGAGCTGCTGGTGCGCGGTCGGATCACCAAGGTGGTCGCGCGCACCGGGTCCGCCGCCGAAGCCACCTCCGAAGCCACCGCCGACACCGCCGACACCGCCGAAGCCACCGCCCATACCGCCGACACCGCCGCACACCCCGTGGGCACACCGTGA
- a CDS encoding metallopeptidase TldD-related protein: protein MTTPQEIAELALAGPDDRIAIVDETSTAHLRWAGNAVIGNGVVRSRTLTVIASAPGAGIGVVSREGALDRDAVRAAVDEARATARRAAPAPDALPLPPAAERQWSRPPVETSADALAGVVAQLAEVFGRARARGESVSGYAEHQVRTTYLASSSGLRLHHAQPGGVLDLTAHDADRTASGRVGVDLADPAEADLLAGYADIAARLESARRRVDLPPGRHDVILSPSCVADLVVHLHLAADLQEALSGGAVFSGPDGGTRLGERLTEAPLTLASDPAAPGLGCLPFAVVRAPGPGASCFDNGTPLRRTEWISDGSLANLVTTRHSARSAGVPHTPRVGNLLLSGPPTDRTLEDLVAGADHGLLVTSLWYLRDVDPSRLLLTGVTRDGVQVVKGGEVVGTAPDFRFDVSPVELLARVADIGRTEPALAREWGDREFRTAVPALRVEDFAPVEG, encoded by the coding sequence GTGACGACGCCGCAGGAGATCGCCGAGCTGGCGCTGGCCGGGCCCGACGACCGGATCGCGATCGTGGACGAGACCTCGACCGCGCACCTGCGCTGGGCGGGGAACGCGGTGATCGGCAACGGCGTCGTGCGCAGCCGGACCCTCACCGTGATCGCGTCGGCGCCCGGGGCCGGGATCGGCGTCGTCTCCCGTGAGGGCGCGCTGGACCGGGACGCGGTGCGCGCGGCGGTGGACGAGGCGAGGGCCACCGCGCGCCGGGCCGCGCCCGCGCCGGACGCGCTGCCCCTGCCACCCGCGGCGGAACGGCAGTGGTCGCGGCCCCCGGTGGAGACGTCCGCCGACGCGTTGGCCGGGGTGGTGGCGCAGCTGGCGGAGGTCTTCGGCCGGGCGCGGGCCCGCGGCGAGTCCGTGTCCGGCTACGCCGAGCACCAGGTGCGCACGACGTACCTGGCGTCGTCGTCCGGGCTGCGGCTGCACCACGCCCAACCGGGCGGTGTGCTGGACCTGACCGCGCACGACGCCGACCGCACCGCCTCGGGTCGGGTGGGCGTGGACCTGGCCGACCCGGCCGAGGCGGACCTGCTCGCGGGCTACGCCGACATCGCCGCCCGGCTGGAATCCGCGCGGCGCCGCGTCGACCTGCCCCCAGGGCGGCACGACGTCATCCTGTCGCCGTCGTGCGTGGCCGACCTCGTGGTCCACCTCCACCTCGCCGCCGACCTCCAGGAGGCGCTGAGCGGCGGCGCGGTCTTCAGCGGACCGGACGGCGGCACCCGCCTCGGGGAACGGCTCACCGAGGCGCCCCTGACGCTGGCGAGCGACCCCGCCGCGCCCGGTCTCGGCTGCCTGCCCTTCGCGGTCGTGCGCGCGCCGGGGCCGGGGGCGTCCTGCTTCGACAACGGCACGCCGCTGCGGCGCACCGAGTGGATCAGCGACGGGTCGCTGGCCAACCTGGTCACCACCCGGCACTCGGCGCGGTCGGCCGGGGTGCCGCACACCCCGAGGGTCGGCAACCTGCTGCTGTCCGGTCCGCCGACCGACCGGACGCTGGAGGACCTGGTGGCGGGCGCCGACCACGGCCTGCTGGTGACCTCGCTGTGGTACCTGCGGGACGTGGACCCGTCGCGGCTGCTGCTGACCGGCGTGACGCGGGACGGCGTCCAGGTGGTGAAGGGTGGCGAGGTGGTGGGCACGGCGCCCGACTTCCGGTTCGACGTGAGCCCGGTGGAGCTGCTGGCCCGCGTCGCCGACATCGGCCGCACGGAGCCGGCGCTAGCCCGGGAGTGGGGCGACCGGGAGTTCCGGACCGCCGTGCCCGCCTTGCGGGTGGAGGACTTCGCGCCCGTCGAGGGGTGA